CCGCCGAGTTCCGCGCCAACTCGGGCGACCATCGCCCGCACCTGCATGTCGTCGGCGATGGTCGCCTTGTGGAGCAGGACCGGGACGCCGGTCGCCTCGACGGCGGCCGCCGTCTCGCGGGCCTCCGCCTCGGACTTCGAGTAGTTGACCGCGACCGCGTACCCGAGCCGGGCGAACCGCAGGGCGCACGCGCGGCCGACCCCGGTCGCCGACCCGGTCACCAGCGCGACTTTTCGATGTGTGGACATGGAAGAACTCGGGAAAACAGTGCCGTGAGGGAGGTACCGAAACCGACTGCCGTCATGATACGGCGGCGGACCCGGTCGCCCGTCAAAAGCACGTTCCACATGAGTAGGTAGTTCGTCTGGGGCACGCGTAGCGAACCCCCGGGCTGTGTTGTGTAACGCTTTTAGCGTGCCCAAATCCGGGCAAGGTTGTTATTACCTCGGCATGAAATATTCTCACACATTGATGGCGGATGCATATTGCGCACATGGATGCTGGAAATAGCTCATGACATGCTCGGGGAGGTGGAGCAACTTCCGCATAAACGTCTGAATCCGGGACCGCACCTCGGACGTCGTGTGCGGCAACCCGGACGCGTTGACCTGCCCTTTCAGGTCGTGGTTTAGGTACTCGACCGGGTTCCGCTCGGGGGCGTACCGGGGCAACAGGAAGACCTCGATCCGGTCCTGGTGGGCTTCCACCCAGGTGAGAACGGCGGGTGTCTGGTGGGCCGACAACCGGTCGACGATGAGGAACAGTTTCCCCGTCGTACTTCGCAGGAGTCGGTCCAAGAAGACCAGGAACAGGGCGGCCGTCATGGTTTGGGTGTACGTCATGAACCGGATGGTCCCGTCGTTCGTGATGGTCGAGATCTGGTTCGCCCGGACGTGTGGGCCGGAGACGTCGAGGATGGGCGGTTGGCCTTCCGGAGCATACCCCCGGGCCGGGACCTCGTCGGCCGCCACTCCGACTTCGTCGCACCAGTGGATCTCGGCTCCTTCGTCGGCCGCCCGGGCGGCGATCGCCGGGTAAATTTCGTCTAACCACTCGGCCACCTCGTCCGGGTCTTGGTCCCGGGACCGACGGGCCGGCCGCTTCGGTGCGAATCCCCACCGCTGGAGGTACAGGCCGACCGTCCGGATTGCGAGGTCGACCCCGCACACCTGTTGGATCAGCTCCCGGACCGCCCGGCGGGTCCAGAGCGGGGCCGCAATCCCGTGGTCGTCCGGGACCGTCGTCCGGACGAGTTGTTGGACGACCGCGGCGTGGTCGTCGGACAGGAGGCGGCCGGACCCGAGTGGACGGCCGGGGCGATCCCCGGGGAGGGCGTTCACCCCACCCGCCGCATACGCCGACCACCACCGGCAGACGGTCTCCCGGGAGACGCCCAGGAGGTCGGCCACGTCGGCTTCCGTGAATCCCAACTCGCACCCCCGCAGCGCCCGCAGGCGAAGGGCGTCGAGGACCTCATCCGACAGCTGACGGGCGTCCGGTAATGTGATGGCCATGGGGACGTCTCCCACCGGGCGACCGGATCTAAGAATCCATAAATACGTGAGCAGATTTCATGCCGAGGTAATATTGCGGAAGGCGCAAAGGGGCAAAACTGCATTCGCAGGTCCGCACGGAGCCGCTTCTTTGGCCGGGCGGCTTATGACTCCAGCTGACTTCACAAGTCTGGTTCCAACGACCGCATTCAGCCACCCGTCGCTAACGCGGCCCGAACTCGTGCGTTCCTACTGTACTGGATGTCGAAACGACTGCCGCCGGCCACCGGCGCGCCCGGGACAGATACGGTCCCGCTGGAGAGGTTTTGCCGTGTTCATTTTCCGCGTGTGGCTGCTTGCGTTTTTCGCCGCCGCCGGCCCAGAGGCCGCCGCCGATGACAATGTCCCGCCCGCGGTCATCCCCTCCGTCGTCTACCGGAACAACATCTTCAGTCATTATCGCGAGCGAACCTTCTCGACCGAGCCGTATGTGATCAGTGTTCGCTCGCTCAACAAATTTTCAATGCGTGTTATCACGGAGACGCCACTTGATGCCCGGAACGGTTTCGAGTCGGTCTTCGTTCGCAATCGTGTCCTCGTCATCGGGAACACGTTCTGTGCGGGTCCAGAGCGCGATGCCACAACGTCGGCGACCGATCACGTCTTCTTCGCCTCGCCGGACAAACTCTGCGAAGCTAAGCTGTTGTCTGTTGACGTAAACGGTGTTGACAATGATGACCAGCGAGGATTCAAAATATTTCGCTTGCCCCCCGTTTGGTCGCGAAGTCACACGTTGACACCCCTTGCGGGCCCTCCCGACTTGGTGCACACGGCTGTGGCGGCGCTGGCCGGGCACGACCTGCTCGTGTTCACCCTGACGCGAACGGCCCCGGCCGACACCAAGCCGGACGCCCCAGCCCGCATGGCCGTGATCCGCGTCACCCCCGATCTGAAGAAACCCCGGGAACAACCAGTCGAGGAATTCGAGGTCGATTTCCGGGAGCCGTTCCAGGCGTACGTCCTCGGGGACGAGTACTATTTCCTGACCCGGTCGGGGTCCGTGTACCGGGCTCCGCCGGCCGATAAAGGGAAGTCCCGGCGGATGGTGGCCGTGTGGGCTGCCCCCCAGCCGCCGGTGGGCTACATCTTCTCGGACGGGAACCGCCCCGGCGTTCACTATCTCGTCGTTACCCGCAAACGCGAGGTCGAGCAAACCGAGTGGTACGAGTATTTCCGCCTTGGTCCCAACCCCCAGACACGGGAGTTGAAGAATGTTGAAATCGACTCAACAGAGACTCCCGTCGAAAGGGCCTACTGGATGGCAAGGGCACTGCGGGAAAACGAGATCCTCGTCACGCCGAAATGAGACGGGCCGTAGCCGCGATGCAGCGCTCTAATCTCACGCGGCTACTTCTTGCCGGCCCGGGCCAGCACCGCTTCCAGTTTCACCGGAGCGCCGTCGAGTCGCTTGCTTTCTTCCGCGGCTTCCAGGAACGCGAACAACTCGGTCGTCTCCTCGGCCGACACCGGCGGGGTGCGGGTCTTGAAGAACCGGGCGATCTCGACGGCTGTCGCCTCGTAGCCCATGTACCGGCCCTTCGGCACCACCCCGTTGATCGGGGCCGCGTATCCATAAATCCCCGCCGGGGCGACGCCCTTGCTGCCGAAGACCACGGCGCTGTACTTCACCGCCCCCTTGCGGATGGCCCGGTACGTCCCGACGCGGCCGTCCTTCCAGACGCCGGTGACCACGTCGGCGGTGTCCGTGGCCGCCCGCGTCACCGACACGCACCCCGGACCCATGATCGTGTACAGCGTCTCGACGCCGTGGACGCCGTGCCAGAACAGGTCCGGGTGGTGCGGCTCCCGCGGGCACCCGCCGTACACGTCGCAGCCCATCACGTCGCCGACTTCTTCGTGGTTCCGCATGCCGATGAAGCCCGGGCTGAACCGGTGCTGCGAACACGAAAAGATCGGCGTCTTGTATTCCCGCGCGAGGCGAAAGATCTCGACCGCGTCGGCCAGCGAGGCGGCGAGCGGGCGGCCGACGTAGACCGGCTTCCCGGTCTTGAGTACCGCCTTGAGCTGTTCCAGGTGAGCCCGGCCGTCGACGCTCATCACCATGACCGCGTCGACCCGCTTGAGTACCTCGGCCGGCGAGCCGACGATCTCGACGCCGAGTTTCTTGATGCCGTCCGTCCACTTCGGCAGTTCGCGGACGCTCTCCTCGATGTCCGGGCTGCCGGCGGGAAACGCCGCCACCACCCGAATGCCGGCCAGGTTTTCAGCCGGCTTGGGCGCGTGGAACAGCTCCGTAAACGCGACCGCCTGGTAGTTGTCGAGGCCGATCACGCCGACCTTGATCGGCACAGCCGGGTCGGCGGCGGCCAGCAGCGGGCAGGTCAGGAGCGCCCCGAAGAGGGCGAGGAGGATGCTCGACGTGCGAATCGTCACGGGTGGGGCCTTTCGGCAAGAGGATGTGCGGCTGGCGGCGGGTCGTCCGGTCGCGTTAGGGGCATCAGTTGTCGTTAAGGCCGTTTGGCGCTCGCGTGTGGAGTCGTTTCTTCCAGGACGTTTCAAGACGTTCCCACCATGACCGCTCGCCGCGTACCCTTCCCACCGGCCAAGCAAGTTGTCCGCGCCCGACGCGGACCCGACGTACCCTTTACCGTCCGACGTGTCGAAGATGTAGTAGACACCCCGCCATTCGTGCATGGCCGCTTTCCAACGGTTCGGCATGATCCCCAGATCGTCCCATGTCATAACGATTTCATTCCAGGGAGGCATTGCCGCGTCCAAGGCACTGTCTTCGCGGATGGCCAGCACAGTCATTTCGTCCTTGTTGTGGGCACGACGCCACCAGGACCGTTCCGGGGGCGGCCACTTTATGATGAGTCGCCCTTTCCATTCAGGGTAGAAGTCGGGCACGACCGTCAGGTCGAATAGGAGATGCGTTGGACGCGTGACATCGACCGTCATTCCCCGTTTGATCAGTTCGGCGAACGGCGGCGTGCTGTGGAGTTCGTCGGTCGGTCTCGCGGACCACCCGTCTACAGCGTACAGCCCGACGAACAATGCTTTGCCCGGCGACCGGCCAATGAACGATGCCACGTACTTCACTTTCTGTAACACTGCCTCGACATTCTCGTTTTGCATCCGCTGGTAGGCGTTGAACAGTTCGGGCTGTTCTGCGGCTAGCCACGGGAGAACCCGGTTGAGAGCCGGCTCTTTCGGTCGATGCCTCATTACGACGACTTGCTTTAGATCGATGCCTCTACCCTTGAGTAAGTCGTTAAGCGTAATAGTGGCATTCATATGCTTCTTACCGACCATAATTCATAGTGGGATCGACTCATTTTATAAGGCGTCGGCGACCCGTAGGCCGCCGACGCACCGCGTCTTCAAACCGCACAAAGCCCGGCGTAACCGAACCCTGTCCGAAGCAGGTCAATTCAGAGTTAACAGCCGTTTGGTTACGGCACCTGCTCGTGAGTGCATATTTAATATCGGTACCGGGAACCGATTAGCCAAGGTTGGTCGAGCTTACCCTATTCGCGGCAATGATTGACCGCCTCACCGCCAACGAACCAGACCTCCGGTCGTGGCCGGCACCGCTTTCTTGGCGCGGTCGATCCGGGAGAGTAAGTTAGAGCGATCACCTCCGGAGAACCGTCCCATGTCACACGATCACTCTGAGGACCGCGAGTCCTCACCCTCCGAGTCCTCCTCGCCGTTGCCAGTGTTCCTGATGATCGCCGGAGGACTGCTTTTGGTCTGTATCTTCGGCGGTGCGGCGTTCTGGTTCACGGACCGACGGCAGATGGTGCGGATGGAGATGTTGGCGCGGGAGGAGCAGATGGCCGCCGAACGCGCGGCGGTGGCGGAGCGCGAGACCGCAGCCAGGGCGTCGAACGGGCCGATTTTCCCGAGCGAAGTGATCTACCAGTTCGGGCAGGACGGCGCGACCACCCACGGCGTATACCGGGGCGCCGCCGGGAAGTCGGCGGTCGGTGCCGGTGAGCGGTACTCGCAAACGGCTACCGTCGGTCCGGTGTCCGTCACCTTCGAGTTGACGTTCGTCGCCCACCGCGGCGGGAAGGACGTGTTCAGGCTGACCTACACCGTCACCGACAGCGGACGGACCGAGACGAAGACGAGCGAGGTCGAATACGACGGCACCAGGACGGTCGCGGTCGAGGACAAGCACGGGTCCGTCGTCATCCAACCCCCGGGCAAGTAGGCCGCCCGCGACATTGATCGCCTGGGTCAATTTTCACGTCCCATTTCTCCGATCGACTTTGTCCTGTCCGCGCCGGGCGGGCGGCCGGTATGATATGCCCGCAGCGGTCGGCGCCCCGCGCTGGAACCCTCGGCGCCGCTCACCAGTCACCCGTAACGCGCCGGCCCGACCGGCGCCCGGAGTCCCTCCCGATGAGTCGTTCCACGTTCTGGGCCCCCATGATCGCGGCGTTCGCCGCCCTGTCCGCCGTCGTGGCCGGCCTCGCGCCGGTCGACCGCGCCCGCGCCGACGACGACGCGGACAAGCCGATCCGCGCACTGCTCGTACTCGGCGGCTGCTGCCACGATTACGCGAAGCAAAAGGACGCCATCGCCGCGGGCGTCTCCAAACGCGCGAACGTCCAGTGGGCGATCGCCTACGACAAGGACACGGGGACCAAGCACCTCAACCCGGTCTACGACCACGCCGACTGGTACAAGGGGTACGACGTCATCGTCCACGACGAGTGCTCGGCCGACGTGAAAGACCCCGAAACGGTCGACAACGTCCTCAAGCCGCACAAGGCCGGCATCCCCGGCGTGGTCCTCCACTGCGGCATGCACTCGTACCGCAGCGAGGGATTTCCGAAAACCACCCCGTGGTTCGACTTCACCGGCCTGGCCACCACCGGGCACGGCGCCCAGCTGCCGATCGCGGTGACGTACGTCGACAAGGAGAGCCCGATCACCAAGGGCCTGGAAGACTGGCGGACGGTCAACGAGGAGCTTTACAACAACGCCGCCGGCAAACTGCTCGACACCGCCAAGCCGATCGCCCGCGGCCAACAGACGAGCAAGAGTAAAGACGGCAAGGAATCGACCGCCGAATGCGTGGTCGCGTGGACGAACCTGTACCAGGGCAAGACGAAGGTGTTCGCGACGACGCTCGGCCACAACACCGGCACCGTCGCCGACGCCCGGTACCTCGACCTCCTGACCCGTGGCCTCCTGTGGTCGGTCGGCAAACTGGACGACGCCCACCTGAAGCCGGCTAAACAGGTCTACATCGACGGATCGGCCCCGGCGAAGTAACGCGAGGTTCGACAACCTGTCTCGTGTACAACAAAACGAAAGGGGCGAGCCCGGGACTTCTGTCCCGGGCTCGCCCCTTTTCACGATAAAAACACGGCTCGCGGCTTACAGATCGAGCCCGGCGCCGAACTCGTCGTCGGACACTGGCTTCGGCACCGGCTTGGGTGCGGGTTTGGGCGCCACCGGCGTGCGAGCGGGCGGCGGGGGCAGCGGCGCGGGGGCTGGTTCGGCCGGTGCCGCTGCCGGTTTGCGCTGCGGCTTCGGCTCTTGCGCGCGGATTGGTTTGGCCGCCTTCGCGGGCGGCTCGCCCGCCGCCGTCTTGCGCGGCGTCTTGGCACGCTCGCCCGACGCGGCCGGGGCTTTCGCGGGCTTCGCGCCCCGTGCCGGCGACGCGGCTGGTTTCGCCGATGCCGGCTTGACCGGGGCCTGCTTGGGAGCCGGTTTGGTGCCGACGACGGGCGGGATCTTCGTCGAACTCGCCGGAGCGGGCTTCCGCGACATGTACGACGGGATGTCGTCAAAGTCGTCTTCGTCCAGTTCGTCGATCAGCGCCCGGCCGAGCGGGACGCGATCCTCGTCGTCCTCTTCCTCGACTTCGACGGGGGGCGGAACGGGAACGGGAATCGGCCGCGACGGCAGGGTGACGACCTTGCGCGGCGGGGGTGGGGGCTCGCTGGCCAGCGGTTCGGGCTGGCGCGCAGCCGGTCGCGCGGCCGGTCTCGTCCCCCGGGGTTCCACCGCCGGCCGCTCGCGCGAGCCGTTCGCGGCCGGCGTTTTGGCCGGCGGAGCAGGGGGCGGGGCGACCGGGCGGGTCGGGGGCGTGATCGCGAGTGGCGGCCGCGGAGCCGGCGCGACGACGGCCGGCTTGACCGGACCGGGCAGCGCCAGCGGCACCCGCGCGGCCGGCGCGAGGACGCCCGACCCGGTGCCCGTCTTGGGTTCGGACTCGAACCGGGTGACGACGTAGGTTCCGCTGTTCTTGTGCCGCTCCAGTTCGAGGATGCCGAACCGCTGGGCGTCTTCCAGCAGTTCGCTGAACGTCCGGTAGCCGTGGTATTCCTCGTTGAACGACGGCTTCTTCCGCTTCATCGTGTCCTTGACCATCGACGAGAAGATGACTTCCTTGTTCTCGCGGCGGAGGGCCAGGAGCGAGTCGAGCATGAGCGCGAACGCCTTCCGCTTGGTCTCCGGGATGGCGACGTTCTCGGCCAGCGGGGTGATCGGGGCGCGGTCGAGGTCTTCGTAGTAAATGAACTCGTCGCAGTTGTCGCGGAGCAGGTTCGAGGTGGAGTCCGCCAGGCCCAGCCCGATGACGTGCTTGCCGAGTTCTTTTAACTTCGACACGAGCGGCGAGAAGTCGCTATCCCCGGACACGACGACGAACGTGTCGATGTGGTCCTTGGAGTAGGCGAGGTCCATCGCGTCCACGCACATGCGGATGTCGGCCGAGTTTTTCCCGGTCATCACCCGCTTGGGGATTTCGATGAGTTCGACGGCGGACTCGTGGAGTTCGGACGTGAAAAAGCCGAACCGGCTCCAGTCGGCGTAAGCCTTCTTGGCGACGATCTTGCCTTTTTCGACGAGCCGTTCGAGCACCTTCTCGATGTTGAACCGGTCCCGCCGGTTGCCGAACCCGAGGGCGAGGTTCTCGAAATCGATGAAGACGGCGAGGATGCGCTCCCCGTCCCCGACGCGGTGAGATTTCATAAGCGGGCCCGACTCCAATTCTCTAGCCCGGCCGGCGGCGGCGGCCCCCGTGCGCCGGGCGCTCACTATCTTGGGCCTCGGGGGTCGGTTCGACAATCGCTTTTACGCGGTAAAGTTGCCCGAGTTACCACCCGCCCGCCGGAAAACCCGACTCGGCCGGTGGCGACGGGCCGCAATCAACCCCCGGGCCACTTCGATTGCAAAGGGGACGACCGAGACACGTCTGTGTATGCGATCGAAGAGCCGGAGCGGTTTAATCTTATAACTCTGCCAATCCGTTTAAACCGACCAATCTTCAATGCTCAGGCCGGGAACTCGGCCGAAATCGCGACCGTTCCGCGTGACGACGATTGCGTTATTTTCCAGAGCTATGGCTGCGATGCGCAAATCCATGAGACCAACATTGAGCCGGAGGCTCTTGAAGTTCGCAACCCGCGCGATTGCTGCTTCGGTATAGGGAAGGATGGACCAACGGGCCAAACGCACGACCGCTTCGCCGAGCTGCGCGTAGGCGCGGGCCGTTTGTTCGGGTTTGCGGGCTTGTCGCGTGAGCGTATACCAGCCCGTGAGCTGTTCGTCGACGGTCATCACCGAGATGGCTAACTCCGAGGCTGGCCGGGAATTGACACGCCGTACCACGGACTGGTCGCCATGGTAGTAAAGGGTGAGGATGTCGGTGTCGAGGACAAAGAGGCTCATAATGCCTCGGGGTCGTCGTTCAATTTCCGACGGTAGTCAGCCATCGCTTCGCGCCAAGGTTCGTACAGGGGCTCGCCGCTCAGGCACCCGGCGTCTTGCTTCCAGGGAGCCGCGCTCGCCGTAACATTCACCTCGGCCAATTTCGCTCCCGCATTCACCCGGGTTCGTACCTGATCGGCCAAACGGTCGATGGCTTCCTCGGCCGTCGCACCATCTGCCGTCAGTCCGACCGAAAGCCCGCCGGCCCCGGTTGCGCGGTAACCGTTGCCAGCAACTGATTCAATGACAACCGGAATTTCCACAGGAAACCCTCTCAAATTCTATTTCCGTTCACACATTCTAACCGAGTCGAGATGAGATGAATAGTGACGCGAAGTGGAAGCGGTAGATGCCCTCATCACCCCGATTTTGCCCGGTTAGTAATGCCGACCGCGCCTTACATTTCCGTCCGATTCACCCCAACAGTGTACCGCGTCAGTGTAAAAAGAAAGAAAGTGCCCCGACCGGCGTCTTTCTACCGGGGGAAGTCATCATGCGCGGTGTTCACGTTCGGCTGCTCCTCGCCCGCGTCGTCGGCCCGGCGGCCGTCGTCCTGGCTTTGGCTGCCGCGTCCCCCCCGGATATCGGCCCGCCCGACGAGCTGATTCGCCTGGGAAATGATGCCTTTCTCCGCGGCGACGCCGCCCGCGCGGACCAGCTTTTCGCCACGGCCGGGGAGCGGACGGCGGACCCGGGCCTGGTCGCGTTCAACCGGGCGGCGGTCGCCGTCCAGAAGCACGAGTTCCGCGAGGCCGAAGAGGATTACACCCGGGTACTCGACGACCGCGCGGCTCCGCCGGCCCGCCGGGCGCGGGCGCTGTACAACCGCGGCGTCTGCCTCCTGAACCGCGGCGGCAGCGCGGCCACGCTCCGGTCCGCGATCGCGTACTTTGAACAGGCGATCGACGTTCCGGGAAGCAACGCGGCACTGACGGCGGACGCGCAGCACAACCTGGAACTGGCGAAGTTGCTCTGGAACAGGGCCCGCGCCCAGGAAAAAGTCCCGCCCCGGCCGAACGACCTCCCGCAGGACCTGCCGCCGCCCGAACCGCCCCCCCAGCGGCCCGACACGGACAACGACCCGAACCCGCCGGGGGACGACCCGTTCGGCGCGAACGGCGGCGCGGGGAAACTGGAATCCGGGGCCGGCGCCGCCCAGAAGGGCCAACAGCAGCGCGAGACCCGCCAACAAACCCCCGGCGCCGGCTCGCTGCCGGTCCGGTTCGACCCGAACCCGCCGCAAGCGTTGTCCCCCGAAGACACCCGCGCGTACCTTCGGCAAATCAACGCCCGGCTCAACAAGGACCGCC
The Fimbriiglobus ruber genome window above contains:
- a CDS encoding IS630 family transposase codes for the protein MAITLPDARQLSDEVLDALRLRALRGCELGFTEADVADLLGVSRETVCRWWSAYAAGGVNALPGDRPGRPLGSGRLLSDDHAAVVQQLVRTTVPDDHGIAAPLWTRRAVRELIQQVCGVDLAIRTVGLYLQRWGFAPKRPARRSRDQDPDEVAEWLDEIYPAIAARAADEGAEIHWCDEVGVAADEVPARGYAPEGQPPILDVSGPHVRANQISTITNDGTIRFMTYTQTMTAALFLVFLDRLLRSTTGKLFLIVDRLSAHQTPAVLTWVEAHQDRIEVFLLPRYAPERNPVEYLNHDLKGQVNASGLPHTTSEVRSRIQTFMRKLLHLPEHVMSYFQHPCAQYASAINV
- a CDS encoding Gfo/Idh/MocA family oxidoreductase, with amino-acid sequence MRHRPKEPALNRVLPWLAAEQPELFNAYQRMQNENVEAVLQKVKYVASFIGRSPGKALFVGLYAVDGWSARPTDELHSTPPFAELIKRGMTVDVTRPTHLLFDLTVVPDFYPEWKGRLIIKWPPPERSWWRRAHNKDEMTVLAIREDSALDAAMPPWNEIVMTWDDLGIMPNRWKAAMHEWRGVYYIFDTSDGKGYVGSASGADNLLGRWEGYAASGHGGNVLKRPGRNDSTRERQTALTTTDAPNATGRPAASRTSSCRKAPPVTIRTSSILLALFGALLTCPLLAAADPAVPIKVGVIGLDNYQAVAFTELFHAPKPAENLAGIRVVAAFPAGSPDIEESVRELPKWTDGIKKLGVEIVGSPAEVLKRVDAVMVMSVDGRAHLEQLKAVLKTGKPVYVGRPLAASLADAVEIFRLAREYKTPIFSCSQHRFSPGFIGMRNHEEVGDVMGCDVYGGCPREPHHPDLFWHGVHGVETLYTIMGPGCVSVTRAATDTADVVTGVWKDGRVGTYRAIRKGAVKYSAVVFGSKGVAPAGIYGYAAPINGVVPKGRYMGYEATAVEIARFFKTRTPPVSAEETTELFAFLEAAEESKRLDGAPVKLEAVLARAGKK
- a CDS encoding ThuA domain-containing protein, with translation MSRSTFWAPMIAAFAALSAVVAGLAPVDRARADDDADKPIRALLVLGGCCHDYAKQKDAIAAGVSKRANVQWAIAYDKDTGTKHLNPVYDHADWYKGYDVIVHDECSADVKDPETVDNVLKPHKAGIPGVVLHCGMHSYRSEGFPKTTPWFDFTGLATTGHGAQLPIAVTYVDKESPITKGLEDWRTVNEELYNNAAGKLLDTAKPIARGQQTSKSKDGKESTAECVVAWTNLYQGKTKVFATTLGHNTGTVADARYLDLLTRGLLWSVGKLDDAHLKPAKQVYIDGSAPAK
- a CDS encoding NYN domain-containing protein, with the protein product MKSHRVGDGERILAVFIDFENLALGFGNRRDRFNIEKVLERLVEKGKIVAKKAYADWSRFGFFTSELHESAVELIEIPKRVMTGKNSADIRMCVDAMDLAYSKDHIDTFVVVSGDSDFSPLVSKLKELGKHVIGLGLADSTSNLLRDNCDEFIYYEDLDRAPITPLAENVAIPETKRKAFALMLDSLLALRRENKEVIFSSMVKDTMKRKKPSFNEEYHGYRTFSELLEDAQRFGILELERHKNSGTYVVTRFESEPKTGTGSGVLAPAARVPLALPGPVKPAVVAPAPRPPLAITPPTRPVAPPPAPPAKTPAANGSRERPAVEPRGTRPAARPAARQPEPLASEPPPPPRKVVTLPSRPIPVPVPPPVEVEEEDDEDRVPLGRALIDELDEDDFDDIPSYMSRKPAPASSTKIPPVVGTKPAPKQAPVKPASAKPAASPARGAKPAKAPAASGERAKTPRKTAAGEPPAKAAKPIRAQEPKPQRKPAAAPAEPAPAPLPPPPARTPVAPKPAPKPVPKPVSDDEFGAGLDL
- a CDS encoding type II toxin-antitoxin system VapC family toxin — translated: MSLFVLDTDILTLYYHGDQSVVRRVNSRPASELAISVMTVDEQLTGWYTLTRQARKPEQTARAYAQLGEAVVRLARWSILPYTEAAIARVANFKSLRLNVGLMDLRIAAIALENNAIVVTRNGRDFGRVPGLSIEDWSV